The Ischnura elegans chromosome 9, ioIscEleg1.1, whole genome shotgun sequence genome includes the window GAAAACAGAGCAAAAGAGTAAGTACTTTTCACCGATTGAAACAGTATGGATATTTTTGTTGCCACTACGTTTAATATTACTTATTCAGTTAGAAAAGTGATTTAACGCAGTATAAAATCaatttgaacatttgtggataaGAAGCGTGTTCCTCGGACATGCTTCAccataattatttttacgaaaacattGATTTTAATCATAAGTTTAGTTTTACACTTTTTAGATTTTATGTCCACCGCTCTCACCATACGCATCAATTAttctcatttatatattttcattctcgcTTTTAGATTATATGCTCAGTTGAGGTTTATATTACTTAGTGGCATGGGCTGATATTTTTCGAGTTGCATTAGAAAAGTGCAGTAACATTATTTCTTGCGTCAAAAGTTGATTACTCAGGCAAATTTACACGATTTTTGTAAGTTATCGTTTTCTAAAAGTTTTCATTTCCCTTTCAGACCAGCTCATTCTTGGGCAgtgaaatatgatataaaaacCGATGGAAACCGAGACATAGATGAGAGAAATTATGGATCGCAAGCCTCAAACGCTTTGTCTAGTTCACAAGGACCCCGGAGGTTGTACCGGGACAGCGATCGTTACGACTCAGACAGAAGTGGAAGGTCCTCCAGTAATATTCAACGTGCTTCCCGCGATGCTGCCGATGGCAGCGAAGACTCTATTGACGACCGTAATTTCCCAATGAAGACAGGGGGGAGGGACGCCAAAGAAAAAGAGCGAAGTGGGAGCAAAAATCTGGCGAAACACAAAAGGTCATCCGTGCCGATAGAGAAAGTCGAGGAGGAAGAATATTTGGTAGGGGGCGACGCCAAATACGACCGAATGTCCGATCCAGACGAGGCGTACTTGAGGGAAGACGATCAAAGCGGATACGGCAGCAGTCAGGTGGACGCATTGGGCGACCAAGGGCTCACGGGCGGAGAGTCGGACATCGGCGATGCCATCGAGGAAGGACAGGCGGTGGACGCGGACGCAGGCGTAAGCGCTGCTGCTGACGGCGACGGCGTGAAGAGCGCGGATGACGCCGAGGACGGAGTGTCCGCCGAAG containing:
- the LOC124165940 gene encoding histone-lysine N-methyltransferase SETD1B-like yields the protein MTIVLHKTLILLALISSSVFAKSLRHHKRENRAKEPAHSWAVKYDIKTDGNRDIDERNYGSQASNALSSSQGPRRLYRDSDRYDSDRSGRSSSNIQRASRDAADGSEDSIDDRNFPMKTGGRDAKEKERSGSKNLAKHKRSSVPIEKVEEEEYLVGGDAKYDRMSDPDEAYLREDDQSGYGSSQVDALGDQGLTGGESDIGDAIEEGQAVDADAGVSAAADGDGVKSADDAEDGVSAEDAKSLEGAEERGAQRRRRNSRDSGKASGMRRSSTQRKQDEDEREEEEEDEWGDGSEYNSESAAVDFPYEKGYLQVEGLDDSLASDEVDVERAAFAGPGRISKWV